A single genomic interval of Streptomyces sp. NBC_00663 harbors:
- a CDS encoding STAS domain-containing protein, whose protein sequence is MHAPIVVDDSAPHLTMDAPSPDGRVRVTVRGELDISAAPALERTLRRALRCAARGVDLDLGGTTFCDCSGLNVLLAARRRALEHGRTLTIRTAGPAVRHLLTVTGTWPLFTPGEHALNHDEQALRNEVVQLRRAMQTRPAIDQARGILMATFALSPEDAWDVLVRVSQNTNTKLHVLAGELVGTAEDGGLPDGMRQQVTAVLATLPASGAEESAPDAAP, encoded by the coding sequence ATGCACGCACCTATCGTGGTCGACGACAGCGCGCCGCACCTGACCATGGACGCGCCGTCCCCGGACGGACGTGTCCGGGTCACGGTCCGCGGCGAGCTCGACATCAGTGCCGCCCCGGCGCTGGAGCGAACCCTGCGGCGGGCCCTCCGGTGCGCCGCGCGGGGCGTGGACCTGGACCTGGGCGGGACGACGTTCTGCGACTGCTCGGGTCTCAACGTCCTGCTGGCCGCCCGGCGGCGCGCGCTGGAGCACGGCAGGACGCTGACCATCCGAACCGCCGGTCCCGCGGTACGGCACCTGCTGACCGTGACCGGCACCTGGCCACTGTTCACACCGGGGGAGCACGCCCTGAACCACGACGAGCAGGCACTGCGCAACGAGGTCGTCCAGCTGCGCCGCGCCATGCAGACGCGGCCCGCCATCGACCAGGCGCGGGGCATCCTGATGGCGACGTTCGCGCTCAGCCCCGAGGACGCCTGGGACGTACTGGTGAGGGTCTCCCAGAACACCAACACCAAGCTGCACGTGCTCGCCGGCGAACTGGTGGGCACGGCTGAGGACGGAGGGCTCCCCGACGGCATGAGGCAACAGGTGACGGCGGTACTGGCGACCCTGCCCGCGTCCGGTGCCGAGGAGTCCGCGCCGGACGCGGCACCCTGA